One Methanosphaera cuniculi genomic window carries:
- a CDS encoding DUF1874 domain-containing protein, whose protein sequence is MIYITNAFSPKMLNPNEKQILNIRKSSYDEIQEVKYNNETISTIGHHNIAKHLGVRYNTMPIQVERNDVIYVVQCDPTINQYTYRKITIN, encoded by the coding sequence ATGATATACATAACAAATGCATTTAGTCCAAAAATGCTAAATCCAAATGAAAAACAAATACTAAATATAAGAAAATCATCATACGATGAAATTCAAGAAGTAAAATATAATAATGAAACAATATCCACAATAGGACATCATAATATTGCAAAACATCTTGGCGTAAGATACAATACTATGCCAATTCAAGTTGAAAGAAATGATGTAATTTATGTTGTACAATGTGACCCAACAATAAATCAATATACTTATCGTAAAATAACAATAAACTAA